CGTGGAACGCCGAGGCCACGGTGTTCCTGTACAACTACACGCGCTTCGACGCCACGGCGCTCATGGCGCAGATGGACCGCTGCGGGGTCACGAGCTTCTGCGCGCCGCCCACGGTGTGGCGCATGCTCATCCAGGCCGACCTGACGGTGCTGAAAACCCCGCCGCAGAAGGTGGTCGGCGCAGGCGAGCCGCTGAACCCCGAGGTGATCGAGCAGGTCGAGAAGGCCTGGGGCGTCACCATCCGCGACGGGTTCGGCCAGACCGAGAGCAGCGTGCAGATCGCCAACACTCCCGGCCAGGCCGTGGTTCCCGGCTCGATGGGCCGGCCGCTGCCGGGCTTCGTGGTCGCGCTGGTCGACCCGGTCACGGGCGAGCGGGCCACCGAGGGCGAGATCTGCCTCGACCTCGCGCACCGGCCGGTCGGCCTGATGGTGGGCTACGCGGACGACGACGAACGCACCTCGGAAGCCTTCCGCGACGGCTACTACCACACGGGTGATGTCGGTTCGATCGACGAACGCGGCTACCTCACCTACGTCGGGCGCACCGACGACGTGTTCAAGGCGTCGGACTACCGGATCTCGCCGTTCGAGCTGGAGAGCGTGCTGCTGGAGCACGAAGCCGTCGCGGAGGCCGCCGTGGTGCCCGCGCCGGACCCGATCCGACTCGCCGTGCCCAAGGCCTACGTCGTGCTGGCCGCGGGCCACGAGCCCACCGCGGCCACCGCCCGCGCGATCCTGGCGTACGCGCGGGAGCACCTCGCGCCGTACAAGCGGATCCGGCGCCTGGAGTTCGCCGAGCTGCCGAAGACGATCTCCGGCAAGATCCGCCGCGTCGAGCTGCGCGGGCGCGAGCACGAGAACACCCGGCCCGAAGGCGAGCACCGCGAGGACGACTTCCCGGACCTCAAGGCCTGAGGTCGCGCGGCCGTCGTCCCTTCGGCCTCACTCCGAGGGGACGACGGCCG
The sequence above is a segment of the Amycolatopsis sp. 2-15 genome. Coding sequences within it:
- a CDS encoding AMP-binding protein, coding for MSNGASGNQRAGEAHQVFREARDYLQSHREDYDTAVREFAWPRPAEFNWALDWFDVVARDPANAQRYALWIVEEDGTENRWTYPEMSARSDQVATWLRRLGVSRGDRLILMLGNQGELWETILAATKLGAVIIPASTLLGPADLADRVERGQAKHVVVRSADAPKFVDVAGDYTRIAVGEPVEGWHAYATAYAEPAGFTPEGVTAAGDPLLLYFTSGTTAKPKLVQHTHVSYPVGHLSTMYWIGLEPGDVHLNISSPGWAKHAWSNVFAPWNAEATVFLYNYTRFDATALMAQMDRCGVTSFCAPPTVWRMLIQADLTVLKTPPQKVVGAGEPLNPEVIEQVEKAWGVTIRDGFGQTESSVQIANTPGQAVVPGSMGRPLPGFVVALVDPVTGERATEGEICLDLAHRPVGLMVGYADDDERTSEAFRDGYYHTGDVGSIDERGYLTYVGRTDDVFKASDYRISPFELESVLLEHEAVAEAAVVPAPDPIRLAVPKAYVVLAAGHEPTAATARAILAYAREHLAPYKRIRRLEFAELPKTISGKIRRVELRGREHENTRPEGEHREDDFPDLKA